A stretch of DNA from Saccharospirillum mangrovi:
AGATGGGCGTTAAAGCCGTCATTCAACCGGGCGGCAGCATGCGTGACGACGAAGTCATTGCCGCTGCCGACGAGCACGGCATCGCCATGGTATTCACCGGCATGCGCCACTTCCGCCACTGATCCGGAGACTGAAACATGAAGGTTCTGATTATTGGCAACGGCGGTCGCGAACACGCTCTTGCCTGGAAAGCGGCGCAAAGCCCGGCCGTTGAGCGCGTCTTTGTCGCGCCCGGCAACCCCGGCACCGCTAGCGAGCCGGGCATCGAAAACGTGGCTATTGGCGTCACCGATCTCGATGCGTTGGCTGACTTTGCGCAAGCCAACGACATCGAACTGACCATCGTCGGCCCGGAAGCGCCGTTGGTGATTGGCGTGGTGGATCTGTTCGAATCGCGCGGTCTGAAAATTCTCGGCCCGACTCAAGCCGCCGCCCAACTGGAAGGCTCCAAAGCCTTCACCAAGGACTTTCTGGCGCGGCACAACATTCCAACCGCCTTCTATGGCGTGTTCACCGACGCAGCCGAAGCCAAGGCCTACGTCGCCGAGAAAGGCGCGCCCATTGTCGTCAAAGCCGACGGGTTGGCGGCGGGCAAAGGCGTGATCGTCGCTCAGACCGAAGCCGAAGCCTGCGCTGCCATCGACGACATGCTGGCGGGCAATAAATTCGGCGACGCCGGTTCACGTGTGGTGGTCGAGGAATTTCTGGTCGGCGAAGAAGCCAGCTTTATTGTGCTGGTCGACGGCCTCGATGTCGTGCCGTTCGCTTCGTCACAGGATCACAAAGCGCGCGACAACGGCGATACCGGCCCGAACACCGGCGGCATGGGCGCTTACTCGCCCGCGCCGGTCGTGACCGAGACGCTGCACCAACGCATTCTCGATGAAGTGATTTATCCGACCGTGCGTGGCATGCAGGCCGAGGGCAATCGTTATCGCGGCTTCCTCTACGCTGGCATCATGGTCGCGCCCGACGGCACGCCCAAGGTGCTGGAATACAACTGCCGTTTTGGCGACCCGGAAACCCAGCCGATTATGCTGCGCTTGCAGTCCGATCTGGTGGAGCTGTGTCTGGCGGCCGTCGAAGGTCGGCTGGCCGGTATGCGCACCGACTGGGATCCGCGCCCGGCATTGGGTGTGGTTCTGGCGGCCGGCGGCTACCCGAACGATTACCGCAAAGGCGATGTGATTCGGGGTCTGGACGCGAATTTTGCCGCCGACACCAAAGTTTTCCAGGCCGGCACCGCCACCAACGCCGATGGTCAGGTTGTCACCCAGGGCGGCCGGGTGTTGTGTGTGACTGCGCTGGGCGACAGCGTTGGCGCGGCGCAACAGGCGGCCTATCAAGCCGCTCGTCTGATCGACTGGCCGGATTACTTCTACCGCACCGACATTGGTCATCGCGCCATCAACCGCCGCAGTAACTGACCGGCTGGACGGGCAGGCCGCTCGCCAGTTGGGGCGGCTGTAACAGGACGTTATACTCGCTCGACACCGTTCGAGAGACTTGCCCATGCGCCATCACGCTCCCACCGCCCGCCGTTTGTTGGCCGTACTCTGGCTGCTGTTGATGACGGGCGCGGCGTTGGCCGATCCGGTGTTGCTGAATCAGGAACGCTACCGGCTGAACATTCTGATGGACGCCGACTACCTCGACGACCCGGGCAACACGCTGCAACTGGCCGATTTGCTCGACGACGAGATGGCCAACCGCTTTACCCCGGTCCACCAGAACATTCTCCGCAACGGCATCTTCGACGGCAGCCACTGGTTGCGATTGAGCCTGACCAACCCAGACGGCCAGCCGCAATCGGTCAACTTTCTGGTGGAAAGCCACGCCAATCACACCATCGAACTGTATTACCCGGATGTCGACGGCCACTACCAAAGCGTTCGTTCCGGCGCGGCCGTTGCGCTGGCCGACCGGCCCGAACCGCTCGGCACCTATGTATTGCCGATGTCGTTGCTCGCTGGCACGCACACGCTCTATCTCCGTCTGGCATCACAAGATCCACTCAACACCCAACTCTGGTTGATGGACCGCGCCACTTTGCAGGCGTCGCTCGGCATCAATCTGGGATTGCACACCGCTTTATTGGCGTTGCAGCTGTTGGGGCTCGGGTTCGTGTTAGTCGCCTTGGTGCGTTATCCGCACCCGGCACTCGGCTGGGCTACGGTGTTCGGCGTTGGCCTGACCCTGCTTTGCGCCGGCTGGAACGGCCTGGCGTCCGCGCTGCTGCCGCACTGGGCGTTTGTCGACATTGGTGCTCGCAACACCGGCGGCATTCTCGGCTTATTAGGCCTGACCGGCTTGGTGGTGCAATCACGCCAGGAACACTTCAGTCGTTGGCTGAAAGAAACGTTGCGCTGGGTGCTGCGCGGCCTGTTTCTAATGACCGCCATCGCGCTGATGCCGATGACGCGCGGACTCGGTGGCGTCTTGCTGCTGATGGCGCCGCCAGCACTTATCGCCTTGTCGCTGGGCTGGCTGTACCGCCGTCAGACAAACCTGCGCTACGAATATTGGACGCTGGCCGGCATGGTGTTCTCGGTACTGGTGTTTTTGTTAATCGTTGGTTCCAGCGCGGGTTTGCTGCTCAGCGTTTCGACCAATGCGCTGTTGCTGCATCTGGCGGCGGTGACCGCCAGCTGGATCATTTTGCGTGCGGCCTATCATCGCGCCCGTTATCGCGATGCCAATCTGGTCGCCAACAGTCTGAATTTGCCCGTGCTGCACTGGCCGCTGATGCGCAAGCTCAATCATGAAATGCGCGGTCCGATCAACGGAGTGCTCGGCATGGCCGAATTGCTGCAAGACACCAGCCTGTCGGCGCATCAACAGGAATACGTCAACACCATGCAGGCGGCGGGTTTTTCACTGCTGCGCCAGGCGGATCAACTGCAGAATCTGGTACGCATCGGCTTGAATCGACTGCCTGAGAGCAAGGATGAATTCGACCTCTACGATTTGCTCGAAGACGCAGTTCAGCCCT
This window harbors:
- the purD gene encoding phosphoribosylamine--glycine ligase; the protein is MKVLIIGNGGREHALAWKAAQSPAVERVFVAPGNPGTASEPGIENVAIGVTDLDALADFAQANDIELTIVGPEAPLVIGVVDLFESRGLKILGPTQAAAQLEGSKAFTKDFLARHNIPTAFYGVFTDAAEAKAYVAEKGAPIVVKADGLAAGKGVIVAQTEAEACAAIDDMLAGNKFGDAGSRVVVEEFLVGEEASFIVLVDGLDVVPFASSQDHKARDNGDTGPNTGGMGAYSPAPVVTETLHQRILDEVIYPTVRGMQAEGNRYRGFLYAGIMVAPDGTPKVLEYNCRFGDPETQPIMLRLQSDLVELCLAAVEGRLAGMRTDWDPRPALGVVLAAGGYPNDYRKGDVIRGLDANFAADTKVFQAGTATNADGQVVTQGGRVLCVTALGDSVGAAQQAAYQAARLIDWPDYFYRTDIGHRAINRRSN
- a CDS encoding 7TM-DISM domain-containing protein, coding for MRHHAPTARRLLAVLWLLLMTGAALADPVLLNQERYRLNILMDADYLDDPGNTLQLADLLDDEMANRFTPVHQNILRNGIFDGSHWLRLSLTNPDGQPQSVNFLVESHANHTIELYYPDVDGHYQSVRSGAAVALADRPEPLGTYVLPMSLLAGTHTLYLRLASQDPLNTQLWLMDRATLQASLGINLGLHTALLALQLLGLGFVLVALVRYPHPALGWATVFGVGLTLLCAGWNGLASALLPHWAFVDIGARNTGGILGLLGLTGLVVQSRQEHFSRWLKETLRWVLRGLFLMTAIALMPMTRGLGGVLLLMAPPALIALSLGWLYRRQTNLRYEYWTLAGMVFSVLVFLLIVGSSAGLLLSVSTNALLLHLAAVTASWIILRAAYHRARYRDANLVANSLNLPVLHWPLMRKLNHEMRGPINGVLGMAELLQDTSLSAHQQEYVNTMQAAGFSLLRQADQLQNLVRIGLNRLPESKDEFDLYDLLEDAVQPYSRLAHAKQLELVMDVAPELPSRYRGNAQIITQILSNLLDNALAYTENGEVLVQVKPWTGHRIRFIVTDTGPGLPKERKDSLFDFPTSFEDSVLSPREVYLGLPITRVLVGLLNGQLSYSSELRIGSTFWVDLPIPEVTDSDEANAQTSGDLADIRLMVVDDNLTCRKVIEHLGKSWGMDVLTVSNGQSALANLHNEYHKGTPIDVLVLDQNMPSMTGTELAERLRSDEALNRDILIIMLTGVDVGQVELDESRLNIQYLLTKPVSGRALKQTLMQALPDILHNRENHHAKKSLFF